TTTAGCATTTATTATTATATCTTCTGCCATTTTAAAATCAGCTTCTTCATCAACGTAAACATGACAATTTCCCACACCAGTTTCTATAACAGGAACAGTTGCATTTTTAACAACTGCTTGTATAAGACCTGCTCCACCTCTTGGAATAAGAACATCTATGTATTCATTTAATCTCATCATTTCATTTGCAATTTCTCTACTTGTATTTTCTATTAATTGAAGTGAATATTCTGGAAGTCCTGATTCTTTTATCCCTTCACATAATGCTTTAACTATTGCTTTATTAGAATTTATTGCTTCACTTCCACCTCTTAATATCACTGCATTTCCAGCTTTCAAACATAATCCTGCTGCATCACAAGTAACATTAGGTCTAGCTTCATATATGATTCCTATAACCCCCATTGGTACCCTTTGCTTACCAATTTGAAGTCCATTAGGTCTCTTCCACATAGTAATAACTTCGCCTATTGGATCATTAAGATTAACTAATTGATTTAATCCATCTGCCATATCTTCAAGTCTTTTTTCATCTAAATAAAGTCTATCAAGCATAGCTTTTGATGTTCCTTTTAGCATAGCATTTTCTAAGTCTTTCTTATTTTCAGCAATAATATACTCTTTATTTTCTAATAATTTTTGCCCCATTTTTATTAAAGCATCATTCTTTTCACTTGTTGTAGCATTCATAAGAACATATGATGCTTCCTTTGCTCTTTCACCTTTTAAAATTAATTCTTTCATTTCTATACCCCCAATTATTTTTTACCTAAAAATAAAGTTCCCACATCTTCACCATCTAAAACATTTAATATTACACTTGGATCACTTCCATTAGCTAAGATCATATCTACACTTGAAGATACTGCTTTTTTAGCTGCTGCAAGTTTTGTTACCATTCCGCCAGTTCCTAAATTTGAACCAGCACCTCCAGCGCAACTTTCTAATTCTGGTGTTATTTCTTCTACAACTTTTAATAATTTTGCATCCTTATTGCTTCTTGGATCAGAATCATAAAATCCATCTATATCAGATAATATTATTAATAAATCAGCTTTTACTAATGTTGCAACTATAGCTGATAAGTTATCATTGTCCCCAAACTTAACAATATTCTCTATCTCATCTATTGAAACTGTATCATTTTCATTAACTATTGGAATTATTTTATTTTCTATTAATGTTTCAAATGTATTACATACGTTTTCTCTAATATGATCATCTTCTACTACATCTCTTGTAAGTAAAACTTGACCAACAACATGACTGTATTCACCAAAGAATTTACTATATATATGCATAAGTTCACATTGTCCTACTGATGCAACTGCTTGTTTTT
The Clostridium cagae genome window above contains:
- the proB gene encoding glutamate 5-kinase, with protein sequence MGFRKNLINANRIVVKVGTSTLTYDNGNINLRRIEKLTRVLSDIVNSGKEVVLVTSGAIGVGVSKLKLKEKPQNIREKQAVASVGQCELMHIYSKFFGEYSHVVGQVLLTRDVVEDDHIRENVCNTFETLIENKIIPIVNENDTVSIDEIENIVKFGDNDNLSAIVATLVKADLLIILSDIDGFYDSDPRSNKDAKLLKVVEEITPELESCAGGAGSNLGTGGMVTKLAAAKKAVSSSVDMILANGSDPSVILNVLDGEDVGTLFLGKK
- a CDS encoding glutamate-5-semialdehyde dehydrogenase; its protein translation is MKELILKGERAKEASYVLMNATTSEKNDALIKMGQKLLENKEYIIAENKKDLENAMLKGTSKAMLDRLYLDEKRLEDMADGLNQLVNLNDPIGEVITMWKRPNGLQIGKQRVPMGVIGIIYEARPNVTCDAAGLCLKAGNAVILRGGSEAINSNKAIVKALCEGIKESGLPEYSLQLIENTSREIANEMMRLNEYIDVLIPRGGAGLIQAVVKNATVPVIETGVGNCHVYVDEEADFKMAEDIIINAKTSRPAVCNAEEKLLVNEKIAEEFLPKIISALREKNVEVRGDISVMKIVDDVKEATDEDWGKEYLDFIIGIKIVNNIDEAIKHINKYGSGHSEAIITNNYQNSQKFLQRVDAAAVYVNASTRFTDGCEFGFGAEIGISTQKLHARGPMGLNELTTTKYIIYGNGQIR